One Acidaminococcales bacterium genomic region harbors:
- the purN gene encoding phosphoribosylglycinamide formyltransferase, with amino-acid sequence MADRKIGVLASGRGSNLQALIDNMRAGALPVQISVVVSDSSAAFALGRAKAAGIAACAIERRRFAEKGDFEKALSEKLEKSGAELVVMAGFMRLLGSCFINRWPLRIMNIHPSLLPSFPGLSAQAQAIRYGAKISGCTVHFVDEGMDTGPIIIQKAVPVLETDTEEDLSARILEQEHIAYTEAIRLWAENRLEVSGRLVKIK; translated from the coding sequence ATGGCTGACCGCAAAATCGGCGTCCTTGCCAGCGGCCGGGGCAGCAACCTGCAGGCGCTCATCGACAACATGCGCGCCGGCGCCCTGCCGGTACAAATCAGCGTCGTCGTCAGCGACAGCAGCGCGGCCTTTGCCCTTGGCCGGGCAAAGGCCGCCGGCATCGCAGCCTGCGCGATCGAGCGCCGGCGCTTTGCGGAAAAGGGCGACTTTGAAAAAGCCCTGAGCGAAAAATTAGAGAAAAGCGGGGCGGAACTGGTAGTAATGGCCGGATTCATGCGCCTTCTGGGTTCATGCTTCATCAATCGCTGGCCGCTTCGGATAATGAACATACACCCATCCCTGCTGCCGAGTTTCCCGGGCCTTAGCGCCCAGGCCCAGGCTATTCGGTACGGCGCGAAAATATCAGGCTGCACCGTGCATTTTGTGGACGAAGGCATGGACACCGGCCCCATCATCATCCAAAAAGCGGTGCCGGTGTTGGAAACCGACACGGAAGAAGACTTGTCGGCGCGCATACTGGAACAAGAACACATAGCTTATACGGAAGCGATCAGGCTGTGGGCGGAAAACCGGCTTGAAGTGTCCGGGCGGCTGGTAAAAATCAAATAA